Proteins co-encoded in one Microtus ochrogaster isolate Prairie Vole_2 unplaced genomic scaffold, MicOch1.0 UNK81, whole genome shotgun sequence genomic window:
- the Gmip gene encoding GEM-interacting protein isoform X5: MKIAEAGKVSILQQVPFPRAPRSSVPERALHSAQSQMPLQYIYTLFLEHDLSLGALAVETLAQQKRDYYQPLAAKRMEIEKWRKEFKEQWLKEQKRMNEAVQALRRTRLQYIQRREDLWARSQGSPEDPPPQASPGSSKQQERRRRSREEAQAKAQEAEALYQACIREANTRQQDLETTKRRIVSHVRKLVLQGDEVLRRVTLGLFELRGAQAERGPRAFSALAECCAPFEPGQCYQEFVRALQPEAPPPPSPAFCFQEFTPVLHSSPQDTKKKFLGPPHARLEEGYSEPGPWDDTSSGSQGMPGPTPVSDVDSESQSLDSPTSSPGAATRRLVKVSSISTESSDDFEERDPDLGDGMENGLGSPFRKWTLSTAAQTHRLRRLRGPAKCRECEAFMVSGTECEECFLTCHKRCLETLLILCGHRRLPARMPLFGVDFLQLPRDFPEEVPFVVTRCTAEIEHRALGLQGIYRVSGSRVRVERLCQAFENGRVLVELSGNSPHDITSVLKRFLQEVGGSRPEVVGKNHAASGSGPSAAHPHSCPHQLTDPVVPFHLYDAFISLAKTLHADPGDDPGTPSPSPEIIRSLRTLLVQLPPSNYSTVRHLVAHLFRVAAHFEENKMSANNLGIVFGPTLLRPPDGPRAPGVSPAACLLDSSHQAQLVEFLIVHYEQIFGMDELPLASEPLTQDPGLAPTLLESSPQHPAPLLAQDIQPLTIASDCSPDPKLHSAPEKCLEVTPSEIATLQRDQREEKEVENTRDGAGEGSSHNPDDLLLGTQSRGHFSRQPVKYSRGGVRPVTHQLSSLALVASKLCEETPVTVSTVHRGSLRGRSLGPAAASPEGSPLRRNPLPKHFEITQETARLLSKLDTEAMSRATCCSDTEPEGSEEHL, from the exons ATGAAGATCGCTGAGGCCGGCAAGGTGTCCATTCTCCAGCAGGTACCCTTCCCTAGAGCCCCCAGGTCCTCTGTTCCTGAACGAGCCCTGCACTCCGCCCAGAGCCAAATGCCACTCCAGTACATCTACACCCTGTTTCTGGAGCATGATCTCAGCCTGGGAGCCCTGGCCGTGGAAACGCTGGCCCAGCAGAAGAGAGACTACTACCAG CCTTTAGCAGCCAAAAGGATGGAAATTGAGAAGTGGAGAAAGGAATTCAAGGAGCagtggctgaaggagcagaaacGCATG AATGAGGCGGTGCAGGCACTACGGCGCACCCGGCTCCAGTACATTCAACGCAGAGAGGACCTTTGGGCACGTTCCCAGGGGTCCCCTGAGGATCCTCCTCCCCAGGCATCTCCCGGATCCAGCAAGCAGCAGGAGCGCAGACGACGCTCCCGAGAGGAGGCACAGGCCAAG gcacaggaggcagaggctttgTACCAGGCCTGCATCCGGGAGGCCAATACACGCCAGCAGGATCTGGAAACCACCAAGCGGCGGATAGTGTCACATGTACGCAAACTGGTGTTGCAAGGAGACGAAGTACTTAGGCGG GTGACGCTGGGCCTGTTTGAGCTGCGAGgggcacaggcagagagaggaccTCGAGCCTTCTCAGCTCTGGCTGAGTGCTGTGCGCCCTTTGAGCCTGGCCAGTGCTACCAGGAGTTTGTGCGGGCACTGCAGCCTGAGGCCCCGCCACCACCATCTCCCGCCTTCTGCTTCCAGGAGTTCACGCCTGTGCTACACAG TTCCCCTCAGGACACAAAAAAGAAGTTTTTGGGGCCTCCACATGCCAGGCTGGAGGAGGGTTACTCTGAGCCTGGCCCTTGGGACGATACCAGCTCAGGCAGCCAAG GGATGCCAGGCCCCACTCCAGTCAGTGATGTGGACAGTGAATCCCAGTCCCTGGATTCCCCTACTTCCAGCCCAG GTGCCGCTACTCGGCGGCTTGTGAAGGTGTCGTCTATAAGCACGGAGTCCTCTGATGACTTTGAGGAACGAGACCCTG ATCTGGGGGATGGGATGGAGAATGGACTAGGCAGCCCCTTCAGGAAGTGGACACTGTCCACAGCTGCTCAGACCCACCGGCTACGGCGGTTGCGTGGTCCAGCCAAGTGCAGAGAATGTGAAGCCTTCATGGTCAGCGGGACAGAGTGTGAAGAG tgcttTTTGACCTGTCACAAGCGCTGTCTGGAGACCCTCCTCATCCTTTGTGGACACCGACGGCTTCCAGCCCGGATGCCTCTCTTTGGAGTTGACTTCCTACAACTCCCCAGAGACTTCCCTGAGGAGGTGCCCTTTGTGGTTACCCGGTGCACAGCTGAGATAGAGCATCGCGCCCTGGGCCTGCAGGGTATCTATCGGGTCAGTGGGTCTCGAGTGCGTGTGGAACGGCTGTGCCAGGCCTTTGAGAATGGCCGAGTGCTGGTTGAACTGTCGGGAAACTCTCCTCATGATATCACCAGTGTCCTCAAGCGATTTCTTCAAGAGGTAGGTGGCTCTAGGCCTGAGGTGGTGGGCAAGAATCACGCAGCCTCTGGCTCAGGACCCTCGGCAGCCCAtccccactcctgtccccaccaGCTCACTGATCCCGTGGTCCCCTTCCACCTTTACGACGCCTTCATCTCTCTGGCAAAGACCTTGCATGCAGACCCCGGGGACGACCCTGgaacccccagccccagccctgagaTTATCCGCTCGCTGAGGACCCTCTTGGTACAGCTGCCTCCCTCTAACTACAGCACTGTGCGGCACCTGGTGGCCCATCTGTTCAG GGTGGCTGCTCattttgaagaaaacaagatGTCTGCCAACAACTTGGGAATTGTATTTGGGCCTACGCTGCTGCGGCCACCAGATGGACCCAGGGCCCCCGGAGTCAGCCCTGCGGCCTGTCTGCTGGACTCCAGTCACCAGGCTCAGCTTGTTGAATTCCTCATTGTGCACTATGAGCAGATCTTTGGAATGGATGAGCTCCCTCTGGCCTCGGAGCCCCTGACCCAAGATCCTGGCCTGGCTCCCACACTCCTCGAatccagtccccagcacccagccccACTTCTTGCCCAAGACATACAACCCCTGACCATAGCCTCAGACTGCAGCCCAGATCCCAAACTCCACAGTGCCCCGGAGAAGTGTCTGGAGGTCACACCTTCTGAG ATTGCAACTCTGCAGAGGGaccaaagggaagagaaggaggtggaAAACACCAGAGATGGGGCAGGAGAAG GGTCCAGCCACAACCCTGACGACTTGCTCCTGGGAACACAATCCCGGGGCCACTTCAGTCGGCAGCCAGTGAAGTATTCACGGGGAGGTGTACGACCAGTCACTCATCAACTGTCCAGCTTGGCTCTGGTAGCTTCCAAACTGTGTGAGGAGACCCCTGTTACTGTTTCAACAGTGCACCGAGGTAGTTTGAGGGGACGAAGCCTGggccctgctgctgcctcccctgAAGGCAGCCCCCTGCGCCGAAACCCTCTGCCCAAGCACTTTGAGATCACCCAGGAGACAGCCCGGCTACTCTCCAAGCTGGACACTGAGGCTATGTCCAGGGCTACCTGTTGTTCTGACACTGAGCCTGAAGGATCTGAGGAACATCTCTGA
- the Gmip gene encoding GEM-interacting protein isoform X4 has product MAASWRGVSSRGVAEVGRGDTTGLEEAGNRGWSWRRSPVPVSAPQQVPPPPPPGLTMDATETELTPAPEGRKRYSDIFQSLDNLEISLGNVAFDPLAGDLVLRQDLEPDKTATATVSSEARWSDPSPEGPVPLTEEELDLRLTRTNGGVDAALEYAKAWSRYAKELLAWTDKRASYELEFAKSVMKIAEAGKVSILQQVPFPRAPRSSVPERALHSAQSQMPLQYIYTLFLEHDLSLGALAVETLAQQKRDYYQPLAAKRMEIEKWRKEFKEQWLKEQKRMASPGSSKQQERRRRSREEAQAKAQEAEALYQACIREANTRQQDLETTKRRIVSHVRKLVLQGDEVLRRVTLGLFELRGAQAERGPRAFSALAECCAPFEPGQCYQEFVRALQPEAPPPPSPAFCFQEFTPVLHSSPQDTKKKFLGPPHARLEEGYSEPGPWDDTSSGSQGMPGPTPVSDVDSESQSLDSPTSSPGAATRRLVKVSSISTESSDDFEERDPDLGDGMENGLGSPFRKWTLSTAAQTHRLRRLRGPAKCRECEAFMVSGTECEECFLTCHKRCLETLLILCGHRRLPARMPLFGVDFLQLPRDFPEEVPFVVTRCTAEIEHRALGLQGIYRVSGSRVRVERLCQAFENGRVLVELSGNSPHDITSVLKRFLQEVGGSRPEVVGKNHAASGSGPSAAHPHSCPHQLTDPVVPFHLYDAFISLAKTLHADPGDDPGTPSPSPEIIRSLRTLLVQLPPSNYSTVRHLVAHLFRVAAHFEENKMSANNLGIVFGPTLLRPPDGPRAPGVSPAACLLDSSHQAQLVEFLIVHYEQIFGMDELPLASEPLTQDPGLAPTLLESSPQHPAPLLAQDIQPLTIASDCSPDPKLHSAPEKCLEVTPSEIATLQRDQREEKEVENTRDGAGEGSSHNPDDLLLGTQSRGHFSRQPVKYSRGGVRPVTHQLSSLALVASKLCEETPVTVSTVHRGSLRGRSLGPAAASPEGSPLRRNPLPKHFEITQETARLLSKLDTEAMSRATCCSDTEPEGSEEHL; this is encoded by the exons ATGGCGGCTTCCTGGAGAGGCGTGTCATCTCGGGGCGTGGCAGAGGTTGGGCGGGGCGACACCACtgggctggaggaggcaggaaatcGGGGCTGGTCCTGGCGGCGCAGCCCTGTCCCTGTCTCGGCTCCGCAGCAAgtacccccacccccgcccccgggTCTCACCATGGACGCTACGGAGACAG AGCTGACCCCAGCTCCTGAGGGCAGGAAGAGGTACAGTGACATCTTCCAGAGCCTGGACAACCTGGAGATATCGTTGGGGAACGT ggcttTCGACCCCTTGGCTGGAGACCTTGTACTCAGACAGGACCTGGAGCCAGACAAGACCGCCACAGCCACGGTG AGCAGTGAAGCCAGATGGAGTGATCCCTCCCCAGAGGGTCCCGTACCCCTCACAG AGGAAGAACTAGATTTGCGACTCACTCGGACGAACGGTGGCGTGGATGCTGCCTTGGAGTATGCCAAGGCATGGAGCCGCTATGCCAAGGAGTTGCTGGCCTGGACAGACAAGAGGGCCAGCTACG AGCTGGAGTTTGCTAAGAGTGTCATGAAGATCGCTGAGGCCGGCAAGGTGTCCATTCTCCAGCAGGTACCCTTCCCTAGAGCCCCCAGGTCCTCTGTTCCTGAACGAGCCCTGCACTCCGCCCAGAGCCAAATGCCACTCCAGTACATCTACACCCTGTTTCTGGAGCATGATCTCAGCCTGGGAGCCCTGGCCGTGGAAACGCTGGCCCAGCAGAAGAGAGACTACTACCAG CCTTTAGCAGCCAAAAGGATGGAAATTGAGAAGTGGAGAAAGGAATTCAAGGAGCagtggctgaaggagcagaaacGCATG GCATCTCCCGGATCCAGCAAGCAGCAGGAGCGCAGACGACGCTCCCGAGAGGAGGCACAGGCCAAG gcacaggaggcagaggctttgTACCAGGCCTGCATCCGGGAGGCCAATACACGCCAGCAGGATCTGGAAACCACCAAGCGGCGGATAGTGTCACATGTACGCAAACTGGTGTTGCAAGGAGACGAAGTACTTAGGCGG GTGACGCTGGGCCTGTTTGAGCTGCGAGgggcacaggcagagagaggaccTCGAGCCTTCTCAGCTCTGGCTGAGTGCTGTGCGCCCTTTGAGCCTGGCCAGTGCTACCAGGAGTTTGTGCGGGCACTGCAGCCTGAGGCCCCGCCACCACCATCTCCCGCCTTCTGCTTCCAGGAGTTCACGCCTGTGCTACACAG TTCCCCTCAGGACACAAAAAAGAAGTTTTTGGGGCCTCCACATGCCAGGCTGGAGGAGGGTTACTCTGAGCCTGGCCCTTGGGACGATACCAGCTCAGGCAGCCAAG GGATGCCAGGCCCCACTCCAGTCAGTGATGTGGACAGTGAATCCCAGTCCCTGGATTCCCCTACTTCCAGCCCAG GTGCCGCTACTCGGCGGCTTGTGAAGGTGTCGTCTATAAGCACGGAGTCCTCTGATGACTTTGAGGAACGAGACCCTG ATCTGGGGGATGGGATGGAGAATGGACTAGGCAGCCCCTTCAGGAAGTGGACACTGTCCACAGCTGCTCAGACCCACCGGCTACGGCGGTTGCGTGGTCCAGCCAAGTGCAGAGAATGTGAAGCCTTCATGGTCAGCGGGACAGAGTGTGAAGAG tgcttTTTGACCTGTCACAAGCGCTGTCTGGAGACCCTCCTCATCCTTTGTGGACACCGACGGCTTCCAGCCCGGATGCCTCTCTTTGGAGTTGACTTCCTACAACTCCCCAGAGACTTCCCTGAGGAGGTGCCCTTTGTGGTTACCCGGTGCACAGCTGAGATAGAGCATCGCGCCCTGGGCCTGCAGGGTATCTATCGGGTCAGTGGGTCTCGAGTGCGTGTGGAACGGCTGTGCCAGGCCTTTGAGAATGGCCGAGTGCTGGTTGAACTGTCGGGAAACTCTCCTCATGATATCACCAGTGTCCTCAAGCGATTTCTTCAAGAGGTAGGTGGCTCTAGGCCTGAGGTGGTGGGCAAGAATCACGCAGCCTCTGGCTCAGGACCCTCGGCAGCCCAtccccactcctgtccccaccaGCTCACTGATCCCGTGGTCCCCTTCCACCTTTACGACGCCTTCATCTCTCTGGCAAAGACCTTGCATGCAGACCCCGGGGACGACCCTGgaacccccagccccagccctgagaTTATCCGCTCGCTGAGGACCCTCTTGGTACAGCTGCCTCCCTCTAACTACAGCACTGTGCGGCACCTGGTGGCCCATCTGTTCAG GGTGGCTGCTCattttgaagaaaacaagatGTCTGCCAACAACTTGGGAATTGTATTTGGGCCTACGCTGCTGCGGCCACCAGATGGACCCAGGGCCCCCGGAGTCAGCCCTGCGGCCTGTCTGCTGGACTCCAGTCACCAGGCTCAGCTTGTTGAATTCCTCATTGTGCACTATGAGCAGATCTTTGGAATGGATGAGCTCCCTCTGGCCTCGGAGCCCCTGACCCAAGATCCTGGCCTGGCTCCCACACTCCTCGAatccagtccccagcacccagccccACTTCTTGCCCAAGACATACAACCCCTGACCATAGCCTCAGACTGCAGCCCAGATCCCAAACTCCACAGTGCCCCGGAGAAGTGTCTGGAGGTCACACCTTCTGAG ATTGCAACTCTGCAGAGGGaccaaagggaagagaaggaggtggaAAACACCAGAGATGGGGCAGGAGAAG GGTCCAGCCACAACCCTGACGACTTGCTCCTGGGAACACAATCCCGGGGCCACTTCAGTCGGCAGCCAGTGAAGTATTCACGGGGAGGTGTACGACCAGTCACTCATCAACTGTCCAGCTTGGCTCTGGTAGCTTCCAAACTGTGTGAGGAGACCCCTGTTACTGTTTCAACAGTGCACCGAGGTAGTTTGAGGGGACGAAGCCTGggccctgctgctgcctcccctgAAGGCAGCCCCCTGCGCCGAAACCCTCTGCCCAAGCACTTTGAGATCACCCAGGAGACAGCCCGGCTACTCTCCAAGCTGGACACTGAGGCTATGTCCAGGGCTACCTGTTGTTCTGACACTGAGCCTGAAGGATCTGAGGAACATCTCTGA